One Solanum pennellii chromosome 10, SPENNV200 genomic region harbors:
- the LOC107001173 gene encoding uncharacterized protein LOC107001173: MSDKSFHPSLAVSNIKNHIPITLEMENVQYSTWSVLFKIHARSHRVLAHIIDPKEGTSKPPTTDQEKELWTTPDSMVFSWIYATISNDLLHTIIQLDSITMEAWDRLRDIFQDNQHSRALSLEQEFSATSMENFPNASSYCQHLKSLADQLKNVRASVSDSRMVLHLVGGLTRAYRGVGTLIHQSNPLPPFYKARSTLVLEETGIEKEAATESAMVAASSDDSSGHLTNIGQLKSKYSSSLNNKRNLLGEAPVLAKL, from the coding sequence ATGTCGGACAAATCTTTTCATCCGTCTTTGGCCGTCTCTAATATCAAGAACCATATTCCCATCACCCTTGAGATGGAAAACGTTCAATACTCTACGTGGTCGGTATTATTCAAAATTCATgctcgttctcatagagtactAGCCCATATTATCGATCCGAAAGAAGGTACGTCCAAACCACCTACAACTGATCAAGAGAAGGAATTGTGGACTACTCCGGATTCCATGGTTTTTTCATGGATATATGCCACTATCTCTAATGATCTCCTGCATACAATTATTCAGCTTGATTCGATTACTATGGAGGCCTGGGATAGGTTGCGAGACATATTCCAGGACAACCAACATTCCCGTGCCCTTTCTCTTGAACAAGAATTCTCCGCCACTTCAATGGAGAATTTTCCCAATGCATCCTCTTACTGTCAGCATCTTAAGTCTCTCGCTGATCAGTTGAAGAATGTCAGAGCGTCAGTTTCTGATAGCCGGATGGTGTTACACTTGGTTGGTGGCCTTACCCGAGCCTACCGTGGTGTGGGCACGCTTATTCATCAAAGCAATCCGCTTCCTCCCTTTTACAAGGCTCGCTCCACGCTTGTTCTTGAGGAAACCGGAATTGAAAAGGAGGCGGCAACCGAATCTGCCATGGTCGCAGCCTCGTCAGATGACTCCTCCGGTCATTTGACAAACATTGGTCAGTTGAAGAGCAAATATTCCAGTTCATTGAACAACAAGCGCAACCTTCTAGGCGAGGCTCCGGTGCTGGCCAAGCTTTGA
- the LOC107001172 gene encoding uncharacterized protein LOC107001172 encodes MDHLLGENPDLWGVVLDGPTIPMKNGIDGTTKVPKDRKEWNAADKLAIQNNAKAKKILICGLGPDEYNRISSCQDAKAIWETLQTAREGTTQVKKSKIDNLNRQYELFRMTEGETIQEMHTRFTNIINEIY; translated from the coding sequence ATGGATCATTTACTAGGAGAAAATCCAGACCTATGGGGAGTCGTGTTGGACGGTCCAACCATACCCATGAAGAATGGAATTGATGGAACCACTAAAGTACCAAAAGATAGGAAAGAATGGAATGCTGCAGATAAACTTGCAATTCAGAACAATGCTAAAGCAAAAAAGATCTTGATATGCGGATTAGGTCCAGATGAATACAATCGAATATCATCATGTCAAGATGCTAAAGCAATATGGGAAACTTTGCAAACTGCGCGTGAAGGAACAACTCAGGTAAAGAAGTCTAAAATAGATAACTTGAACAGACAATATGAACTGTTTCGAATGACAGAAGGTGAAACAATCCAAGAGATGCATACCAGGTTCACTAATATCATTAATGAAATCTACTAA